A stretch of Sporomusaceae bacterium FL31 DNA encodes these proteins:
- a CDS encoding transcriptional regulator, translated as METQERRDLLLAKLKAATKPLTGTALARELGVSRQIIVGDIAILRASGVAVFATPQGYMIPGDFSKSLRATIACRHDRGDLEKELAIIIDNGGKVRDVIVEHPLYGEISANLMLSSRREMTEFLTKLAESGAEPLAVVTGGVHLHTIEAPNEKVLANIEEELRNLGILLK; from the coding sequence ATGGAAACGCAAGAACGGCGAGATCTATTATTAGCTAAACTGAAAGCAGCTACGAAACCTCTAACCGGGACGGCTCTGGCACGCGAACTTGGCGTAAGCCGACAAATTATTGTTGGTGATATTGCGATTTTACGGGCATCTGGTGTTGCTGTTTTTGCTACACCACAAGGGTATATGATTCCTGGTGATTTTTCTAAGTCACTGCGGGCTACCATTGCCTGCCGTCATGATCGCGGCGATTTGGAAAAAGAATTGGCGATCATTATTGATAATGGCGGCAAAGTCAGAGACGTGATTGTTGAGCATCCTCTTTATGGTGAAATTAGTGCCAACCTCATGTTGTCTTCACGGCGGGAGATGACTGAGTTTCTTACGAAGCTTGCTGAAAGTGGTGCGGAACCATTAGCAGTTGTTACCGGTGGTGTTCATTTACATACCATTGAAGCACCCAACGAAAAAGTATTAGCTAATATTGAAGAAGAATTACGAAATCTAGGGATTTTGTTAAAATAG
- the kinC gene encoding sporulation kinase C: MRIFAKDTWAKLAIVLAIVCLFAGMFKLLFEMKYQAVVAAKRSDLQIAANNLDLQLNCRLVALQMLSTDPEIISMQPASIARELERAVKVMGFFNAVVFDTNGNFIAEGIPSRHIGQVYDQPSFARAVQGNPVISGRIIYSDLNSAYVSLRVPIENAEGDVIGVLVAGLPINTIGQFVEQKSKDEEYIFALDHNARFIKHPNLADIYPESEAYLKYKDLFFKSSNGEIFDVAVFDGVEKLYIYTTVEKAEWRIVSAIPRNLLYFSVLRAMLPDMLLMLLLLVIIGLGYRIVHQTQKYKAERENMRVDRLATVSLIAAGLAHEIRNPLTAIKGFVQLMARKSDQPAQPAHLHIMLTEIERIERLTNEFRMLARPPRPPQYKPLDLVSIIQDVILLIDRQAVEKGIKIQFQAETAGQNQLFWPILVDAEHSPEGSFIVRGDEGQMKQVLLNLLRNAIEAIEIGGNIRVTISKKEHHVIVAVKDTGSGISQEILDQIGTPFFTTKESGTGLGLSLCLSIIQQHGGKIEINSVSNVGTMISVFLPEASG, encoded by the coding sequence ATGAGAATCTTTGCAAAAGATACCTGGGCGAAGTTGGCCATAGTGCTGGCAATTGTATGTTTATTTGCCGGTATGTTTAAGCTACTATTTGAAATGAAATATCAGGCAGTAGTTGCTGCAAAACGGAGTGACTTGCAAATCGCGGCCAATAATTTAGATTTGCAGCTTAATTGTCGCTTGGTTGCTCTTCAAATGCTGTCAACTGATCCGGAAATTATAAGCATGCAGCCTGCCAGTATAGCAAGAGAATTAGAACGAGCGGTAAAAGTTATGGGTTTTTTTAATGCCGTTGTCTTTGATACGAACGGCAATTTTATTGCTGAAGGAATTCCGTCACGTCATATTGGCCAGGTTTATGATCAGCCGAGTTTTGCCCGGGCGGTACAGGGAAATCCTGTCATATCAGGACGCATTATTTACAGTGATTTAAATAGTGCTTACGTCAGTCTGAGAGTGCCGATCGAGAATGCTGAGGGTGACGTCATAGGGGTTTTAGTTGCTGGCTTGCCAATTAATACAATTGGTCAATTTGTAGAACAGAAATCCAAGGACGAAGAGTACATATTTGCGTTAGATCACAATGCGCGCTTTATTAAACATCCGAATTTAGCTGATATTTATCCGGAAAGCGAAGCTTACTTAAAATATAAAGATTTATTTTTTAAATCCAGTAACGGTGAAATTTTTGATGTCGCTGTCTTTGATGGTGTGGAAAAATTATATATCTACACGACAGTGGAAAAAGCCGAGTGGCGTATCGTATCAGCTATACCCAGGAATTTACTTTATTTTTCTGTACTTCGGGCTATGCTCCCAGACATGCTGCTTATGCTGCTGTTGCTAGTGATAATCGGGTTAGGTTACCGGATTGTTCACCAAACTCAAAAATATAAAGCTGAACGAGAAAACATGAGAGTGGATCGTCTTGCTACGGTTAGTTTAATCGCAGCAGGCTTAGCTCATGAAATTCGTAACCCTTTAACGGCCATTAAAGGATTTGTACAATTAATGGCCCGTAAATCTGATCAGCCTGCACAACCGGCGCACTTGCATATTATGCTTACGGAAATTGAGCGGATTGAAAGATTGACAAATGAGTTTCGCATGCTAGCCCGTCCGCCGCGGCCGCCGCAATATAAACCGCTTGATCTTGTATCCATTATTCAGGATGTCATCTTACTGATTGATCGACAAGCTGTAGAAAAAGGCATTAAAATACAATTTCAGGCCGAGACTGCTGGACAGAATCAGTTGTTTTGGCCGATTCTGGTTGATGCAGAGCATTCTCCAGAGGGATCATTTATTGTCCGCGGTGATGAAGGTCAAATGAAGCAAGTATTACTTAATTTGCTTCGCAATGCTATTGAGGCAATCGAGATTGGTGGAAATATCCGGGTTACGATAAGTAAAAAGGAACATCATGTCATTGTTGCTGTAAAAGATACAGGTTCTGGCATTTCGCAAGAGATTCTAGATCAAATTGGAACTCCTTTTTTTACTACCAAGGAGTCAGGTACAGGGCTGGGATTATCGCTTTGCCTTAGTATTATCCAGCAGCATGGTGGTAAAATAGAGATAAATAGTGTAAGCAATGTGGGTACGATGATTTCCGTATTTTTACCTGAAGCAAGTGGATAG